The genome window CTGATCGTGAAGATGTACACAGATATGTCCGCGACCTCGAAGAGGTCCTGATTCGCTCCATGGCGGACTTTGATATTAAGGCCTACCGGATCGACGGGCTCACGGGCGTCCATACATCGGCTGGCAAGGTGGCAGCTATTGGCGTCCATATTAAGCGCTGGGTGACAACGCACGGATTCGCCCTGAACGTGAAAACTGACCTGAGCTATTACAACTGGATAATAGCCTGTGATGGCGAACCGGTGACATCGATGGATCGGTTGCTGGGACACGAGGTGGAGATGGCTGAGGTCACTGACAGCGTAGTGAAGAATTTTTGTTCCGTCTTTGAGTACGCCGGGATCGTTCACTTCTCCGAACAGACCGCACGCCAGCCGCGCAATGAGACTGGGCTATTAGAGGTACTGACATGAACAAACTATCGATATTGCTTTCTGTTCTATTGGCCGGCCTTTTGTCGGCCGCGTGCGGAGGCTCGCAGAATACTGCAAGCATTAATCCGACGGTCCCGCCTAAGCCGCTTTTCAAGGTTGTCGAACGACCGCAGGAGATCAAAG of Chloracidobacterium sp. contains these proteins:
- the lipB gene encoding lipoyl(octanoyl) transferase LipB; the encoded protein is MKMPVRELEVRRLGRIAYAEALDLQKQLEDDVIARRVPDHLLLLEHPHTYTLGRRSKEQGVLATEAMLRSLGVDVFDINRGGRVTYHGPGQIVGYPVINLSPDREDVHRYVRDLEEVLIRSMADFDIKAYRIDGLTGVHTSAGKVAAIGVHIKRWVTTHGFALNVKTDLSYYNWIIACDGEPVTSMDRLLGHEVEMAEVTDSVVKNFCSVFEYAGIVHFSEQTARQPRNETGLLEVLT